The Streptococcus oralis region CACTAATTCTACCAATACATTTTGCGTAGAATCTAGAAATCTATTCCAGTTTTTTTGATTTTCTTCTATCTGGACTTTCCTCTGGTACTCCTGAAGTTTTCTACTACAAAGATGATAAACTTCCTTAGCACCTTCAAAAATCTTCATAGGTAATTCTTCGATAATCGATGGCATATTTGCCTCCTTTAAAGTGCAACAACTTCAATGACTTTTGCAGTCAAACTAAGCTGGTTACGATATTCTCCGTATACAATTGCTTTCTCAATGTCTACAATTTCTACAGATGTCAGCATTGGTTGAAACGAGTCATAATCCTTCATCGTTGCAAGTGGAACTTTTACAGTGAGTTGCTCTCCAATATTATTTTTTTCGTTTGGATAGTCGCTTTCATCAGAAAAGATAATTACTCCCACTTTTACTCCTTTTTCAATTTCTGAACCAGTCTCACTTTTTTCTGTCCACCTTGTGGAAGAAACATAGCGTAACTCTTTGAGAGAAAGAAACAACTGAGCATTAAACTCAGTAAAATGTGATAAATTTTTAAGTGCCATAATTAAAACCTTCTTTCTAGCTAGACTTAAAAGCAAATCGTCTACTTTTAATCAAATAAACACTGTGACGATTACAGATAACAACGTTTGAAATTACACCTCCTTATCTATTAGGAGAAATTTCAACAGAAATCGGAGGAGATTATAAATTTTTTAATTCTTTTCGTAGAATCTCTACAATACGCTCATAGTGTCTTTTTACAGTTTTGTCACTAAGTCTAACCTCCTTTGCAAGACTTAAGTACGATCTACCTTCAACCACTCCATATAGAATTTTTCTATCTCTTTCACTCAGCAAACTCTTAATAGTATCGTTTATAATAGCAATTTCTTCTTTTTTTATTAAGAAAGACAATGGGTCATTATAATCTGCTATCGTATCTAATAAAGAACCTGTGTCACCTGATCTACTATCTAAACTACAAAGACCATAAGATCGATCTTTTCTACATGAATTCTCATAGGACTGGTTTAATAAGTTATCTACCTTAGCCCAATCACCAGATAATACAGCTTTTTTAATTGCTTCTTCTCTACGTTGTTCTACTTTTGTTAAATCTACCATATGTTGGTACCTCCTGGGGATTTACCAACCATACAGAGTTTGTCTTCTCACGCTACCGTCAGTGGAAAAAACTTAGTAGTCATTTTAGATAAAAACAGTCAGATGTATAAAAAATAGCAGTTATACAAAATCGTATAACTGCTATGCATTTTTTAGAGCCAAATCTATATTCTATTTATTTTTTTATTCAATTATTCTTTTAGTTCTACTTTTTCTAGTTCCATTACTGCGTTATTTTCTTCATTTGAGGTATCATTCTTCAAAAATCCTATGAATACTTTCTTACCATTTTCAACCGGGATATAGAATTGCACTCTATCTAAATCAACATATATTTTTTCTGTATCCTTTATCTTATATCCTCTACTTTCCATGATTGCGATAATTTGTTCTTTTGTTTTCAAATTCTTAACAGTATTAGTAAATGACTCATATGAAGTTAAATAAATCACCTTATCTCCTACAATAATTCTATCACTTGAAAATTTAATATTAGGTAATCTATCTATATTTTTTTGATCTTCTTCCACAGATCCTTTAGTTCCATAAACCTTCGTAACACGATAAGTTCCGCTAATTTTTGTGTTTACTAATGGCACTAACTCATATGGTACAGATGTATTCTCACCAATTATATCAAGATATACCATCTTATGTTGATCTATCTTATACAGGATTCTTCCGTAACGTTCTTGGTCTTTATTATCAAGTAATGAAATAAACTTCAAATCTTCTTTTTTG contains the following coding sequences:
- a CDS encoding LuxR C-terminal-related transcriptional regulator, with protein sequence MVDLTKVEQRREEAIKKAVLSGDWAKVDNLLNQSYENSCRKDRSYGLCSLDSRSGDTGSLLDTIADYNDPLSFLIKKEEIAIINDTIKSLLSERDRKILYGVVEGRSYLSLAKEVRLSDKTVKRHYERIVEILRKELKNL